In Macadamia integrifolia cultivar HAES 741 chromosome 1, SCU_Mint_v3, whole genome shotgun sequence, a single window of DNA contains:
- the LOC122085542 gene encoding UPF0481 protein At3g47200-like: MTRSESSSINIEHLREKLLLTSNPSSLPTSCIFRVDKRIRKLNEDAYTPDTVSIGPYHRDAVRENLQMQDMEDVKWRYVKALLDRTSETPSLESYVKALKELQTDPRKCYSEPINSLNNKEENFLEMMLIDGLFIIELFRKCSHVVEVDDNDPIFNSKLRRTRIVRDLVLLENQIPMSVLEKLFGLSKCPKCDTFSLIELALNFFADLNGVKKYPQITNNTHKHLLDLLSCTLLDGAPTEQDSSTEALVSLPCATELRRSGINFKASRNYKLLEINFDKGEFEIPTLCVDDYTDCFFRNLIAYEQQSFEGRHHITSYALLMDHLINTADDVALLIRRGIIKNHLGDNGEVSSLFNNLCREISIDNKFCYNTRCKNLNDYYNWHCHKWIANFKRKYCSSPWAILSVLAAILLLFLTICSTVLSALPFFGVEEFIYMLDNGQQAIGSIVGGINATSSPRFARVLGHHF, translated from the coding sequence ATGACGAGATCAGAGAGCTCTTCTATAAATATTGAGCATCTCAGAGAAAAGCTTCTTCTGACCTCCAATCCCTCCTCGTTGCCAACTTCTTGCATTTTCAGAGTTGACAAAAGAATTCGCAAATTAAACGAAGATGCCTACACGCCGGATACTGTCTCCATCGGCCCTTATCACCGTGACGCTGTCAGGGAAAACTTGCAGATGCAAGACATGGAAGACGTTAAGTGGCGATACGTAAAGGCACTGCTTGATAGAACAAGTGAAACACCCAGTCTGGAAAGTTATGTGAAAGCTCTTAAGGAGTTACAAACTGATCCCCGTAAGTGTTACTCAGAGCCCATCAATAGCTTaaataacaaagaagaaaactTCCTAGAAATGATGCTCATTGATGGCTTGTTCATCATTGAGTTATTTCGGAAATGTTCACATGTTGTTGAGGTAGATGATAATGATCCCATATTCAACTCCAAATTAAGGAGAACAAGGATTGTACGTGACTTGGTATTGCTTGAAAATCAAATACCCATGTCTGTTCTTGAAAAGTTATTCGGGCTAAGTAAGTGTCCTAAGTGTGATACATTCTCACTCATCGAATTGGCTCTCAATTTCTTTGCGGATTTGAATGGTGTAAAGAAGTATCCTCAAATCACCAATAATACACACAAGCATTTACTGGATCTCTTAAGCTGCACACTACTCGATGGTGCGCCGACAGAGCAAGATTCAAGTACAGAAGCACTAGTATCTCTGCCATGTGCGACGGAGCTCCGGCGTTCCGGTATTAATTTTAAAGCTTCACGAAATTATAAGTTGTTGGAGATAAACTTTGACAAAGGAGAATTTGAAATCCCTACACTATGTGTTGATGACTACACAGATTGCTTTTTCCGAAACCTCATTGCTTACGAGCAACAAAGTTTTGAAGGTAGGCACCACATAACATCATATGCACTCTTGATGGATCACCTTATTAACACTGCTGATGATGTGGCACTTCTTATTCGTCGTGGAATTATTAAGAATCACCTGGGTGATAATGGGGAGGTGTCGTCTCTATTCAATAATCTCTGCAGAGAAATTTCAATCGATAATAAGTTCTGTTATAATACTCGCTGCAAAAATTTGAATGATTATTATAATTGGCATTGTCACAAGTGGATAGCGAATTTCAAGCGCAAATATTGCAGCAGTCCATGGGCGATCCTTTCCGTGCTTGCAGCAATTCTATTACTTTTTCTCACCATCTGCAGTACCGTTCTTTCCGCCTTGCCATTCTTCGGTGTTGAAGAATTCATTTATATGTTAGATAATGGCCAACAAGCTATTGGGTCAATCGTTGGAGGCATCAACGCGACTAGCTCACCACGGTTCGCAAGGGTTCTAGGGCATCACTTTTGA